The Carassius auratus strain Wakin chromosome 34, ASM336829v1, whole genome shotgun sequence genomic sequence taACAAATACATGAAACAGCCAAAAgtaattaataaacacattttataataatataacatacatactgtgatacataataattttgtaaattgtcattaatgaatgaaaaatgtaatttaaatatctAGAAAAAATATTCCCAAAATCAATATatgaaattgaaatatatttttattatatttcattatgttacatttagcatatatatatatatatatatatatatatatatatatatccaggtAATATTTTACCctaaaatcaatttaattaattgatattTAATAACCCGATGACATAGACCTTATGTTTAATTTAAGTTGCTTCTCCTTCCACAGTTGCAGTCTTCGCCGCCAAATGAGAAGATGAGTCTGAGTGCCAATGAACTGACTGAATTCTTCACCATGTGGGAAGAATTAAACTTCACAGACGCCAACATTTCAAGGGTGGAAATGCAAATGTGCCCCACATCCTTCAACCGTTCTGCTCTCCTCCATGCTATATGCACCCTCTATGCCTTCATTTTTGTTGTGGGCCTGCCCGCCAACGCACTAGTAGTGTGGGTCAGCTGGCGCTCGGAGCGTCATAAGCATGGCACACACTTGTATATTTTAAATCTAGCAGTGGCGGACCTGTGTGTGGTCTCTACTCTCCCGGTGTGGGTGAGCTCGCTGGCACAGGAAGGTCACTGGCCGTTTGGCCAAGCGGCTTGTAAGCTCACACATCTAGTCTTGAATGTCAACCTTTTCGCCAGCATCTTCTTCCTGGCCTGCATGAGTGTGGACCGCTATCTCTCGGTGGTCCGCACGGGAGAGATTTCTCACAGAAGAGGACGACAAATACgatgtttagtgtgtgtggtAACGTGGCTGCTTGCTTTATTTGCCTCAATACCTGACACATACTTCCTGGAGTCCGTCAAATCGGTACACGGTAATATGACTTTGTGTCATCCTGTATATCCACAGGACAACCCTTTGCAGTGGATGGTGGGCATTCAGCTGAGCTTTGTGGTTCTTGGTTTTGTCATACCCTTCCCTTTTATAGCAGTGTCCTATGCGCTGCTGGCAAACACTCTGGCTTCCTCTTCCTCTCATTCCCCTTCAAATGGCGACCAGGACCACAGCGTGAGCAGGAAGGTCATCCTCATGTACATAGTGGTGTTCATAGCTTGCTGGGCACCATATCATGCTGTGCTGTTTGTCGACGCGCTAGCAGTGTTAGGCGTTCTGCTGCTGGGCTGCAGTTTAGAGAATGGCCTTTTTGTGGCGCTGCACCTTACGCAATGTCTCTCACTGCTGCACTGCTGTGTGAACCCTGTGGTCTACAGCTTCGCTCACCGTCACTACCGCTATGACCTCATGAAAGCCTTCATCTTCAAATACTCCAAACGTGCAGGGCTGGAGCGGCTCATTGAGGGCTCTCAGGGCACCGAGACAGAGTATGCAGTGGCCGAAAACCCCTCTACGACTGTGAGCTAGGACCCTCAAGACCGTCACCCCTCAAGCAAAGCTATGATCTGTTTCAAAACATGAACTCCTCTGACTTGTTGTCCTGAAATTACGATAAACTAAACTTAATGTTTTTCGTCAAAATAGCAGTAAATTCTCAGCAGTGACTCCAAAGATTCTGACTAATTCATTTGAAATGTGCCAAAGACTGATGGGAGTTTGTCAAATCAGAACCCCTTTGAGATGTTTTCCTGAAATCCAGGTAAAATTGACCACGTGACTCCAAAGATAGATACTAATCAATTCATTCGAAATGTTCCAAAGaatgataatatattttaacaccAGAACCATGAACACAGATACTATGAATTGATTCCAAAGTAACTGGCAGCCTAAATTTGACAATTTTGAACCACTTTAGAGAAACATGA encodes the following:
- the LOC113053278 gene encoding atypical chemokine receptor 3, whose translation is MSLSANELTEFFTMWEELNFTDANISRVEMQMCPTSFNRSALLHAICTLYAFIFVVGLPANALVVWVSWRSERHKHGTHLYILNLAVADLCVVSTLPVWVSSLAQEGHWPFGQAACKLTHLVLNVNLFASIFFLACMSVDRYLSVVRTGEISHRRGRQIRCLVCVVTWLLALFASIPDTYFLESVKSVHGNMTLCHPVYPQDNPLQWMVGIQLSFVVLGFVIPFPFIAVSYALLANTLASSSSHSPSNGDQDHSVSRKVILMYIVVFIACWAPYHAVLFVDALAVLGVLLLGCSLENGLFVALHLTQCLSLLHCCVNPVVYSFAHRHYRYDLMKAFIFKYSKRAGLERLIEGSQGTETEYAVAENPSTTVS